One genomic segment of Arachis duranensis cultivar V14167 chromosome 4, aradu.V14167.gnm2.J7QH, whole genome shotgun sequence includes these proteins:
- the LOC107482409 gene encoding DNA topoisomerase 3-beta isoform X1 translates to MAPPKVLMVAEKPSIAVSIASVLSRGKMFTRRVSTEVHEFDGVFFGSPVQFKVTSVIGHVFSVDFPPKYQDWAATDPLDLFEAQIVKNESNPKAHICRHLNQEARGCRYLVLWLDCDREGENICFEVIQSTGFNIKDTYRARFSAVTEKDVMKALDNLSTPNRDEALAVDARQEIDLKVGVAFTRYQTSYFQGKYGNLDSRVISYGPCQTPTLGFCVQRYLQINTFKPEKFWSLHPYILFQGYEIQLEWQRSRLFDKTVAMMFQKLVAEDGFLEVTEISEKQETKGRPVGLNTVNLLKVASSALGFGPHMAMQIAERLYTQGYISYPRTESTAYPPSFDFRGTLSAQANNPTWGSYVQGLLANGYHKPRSGTDVGDHPPITPMKSVTEDTLGSDAWKLYQYICQHFIGTVSPDCKYLRRKVEFSIGGESFHCTGHQVTAKGFTAIMPWLAVNDKNIPSFTKGQKIEVSKLDLYEGTTSPPDYLTESELISLMEKHGIGTDASIPVHINNICERNYVQVQASRRLVPTTLGITLVRGYQSIDPDLCLPDIRSFIEQQITLIAKGQADHHCVVQHVIQQFKQKFSYFVKKIEDMDALFEAQFSALTDSGRAMSKCGKCLRYMKYISAQPTRLYCGTCEEVYYLPPMGTIKLYKELSCPLDNFELLVCSMPGPEGKAFPLCPYCYSNPPFEGIESLINTVKNGPSGKIGKGAGMPCTLCPHPTCPNSLVSQGVCACPECSGTLVLDPLSAPKWRLCCNKCNCLVFLAQGAHRISTTKERCPECDSSIVEVDFNKKTTPLEDGSTLHRGCILCDELLHSLVEMKHGRGFRRMGSRGGRGRGGGRRGGYRGRGRGKMVDPKMSFRDF, encoded by the exons ATGTTTACAAGGAGGGTCAGCACTGAAGTACATGAATTTGATGGGGTGTTTTTTGGATCTCCTGTGCAGTTTAAAGTGACATCAGTCATTGGACATGTTTTCAG TGTAGATTTTCCTCCCAAATATCAAGATTGGGCAGCCACAGATCCGTTAGATCTTTTTGAAGCTCAGATTGTAAAGAATGAATCAAACCCAAAG GCTCACATTTGTAGACACTTAAATCAAGAAGCTCGTGGGTGCCGTTATTTGGTATTGTGGTTAGATTGTGATCGTGAAGGAGAAAACATATGTTTCGAGG TTATACAATCAACTGGTTTCAACATAAAAGACACTTATCGTGCGCGGTTTTCAGCTGTTACTGAGAAAGATGTTATGAAAGCTCTAGACAACCTTTCTACGCCCAATAGAGATGAGGCATTGGCTGTTGATGCTAGGCAAGAGATAGATTTAAAGGTTGGGGTTGCTTTTACTCGATATCAGACGAGTTATTTCCAGGGAAAATATGGGAACCTAGATTCCAGGGTCATCTC TTATGGACCATGTCAAACGCCTACCTTAGGCTTTTGTGTGCAGAGGTATCTGCAAATAAATACTTTCAAGCCAGAAAAGTTTTGGAGTTTGCACCCGTACATACTTTTCCAAGGATATGAAATTCAGTTAGAATGGCAACGTAGCAGATTATTTGACAAAACT GTTGCTATGATGTTTCAGAAATTGGTTGCAGAAGATGGATTTTTAGAAGTTACTGAAATATCAGAAAAGCAGGAAACTAAAGGTCGTCCTGTTGGTCTAAATACTGTGAATCTTCTGAAG GTTGCTTCAAGTGCTCTTGGATTTGGTCCTCACATGGCTATGCAAATAGCTGAGCGATTGTATACTCAAGGATACATCAG CTATCCTCGCACAGAAAGCACAGCATACCCTCCTTCATTTGATTTTCGTGGTACACTCTCTGCACAGGCAAATAATCCGACATGGGGTAGTTATGTACAAGGGCTACTCGCCAATGGTTATCACAAACCTCGATCTGGAACAGATGTCGGTGATCATCCTCCCATTACTCCAATGAAATCAGTAACAGAAGATACCCTGGGAAGTGATGCTTGGAAGCTATACCAATACATCTGCCAACACTTCATAGGGACAGTCTCTCCAGACTGCAAGTATTTAAG GAGAAAGGTTGAGTTTTCAATTGGTGGAGAGTCCTTTCATTGTACAGGACATCAAGTCACTGCTAAAGGATTTACTGCAATAATGCCTTGGCTGGCcgtaaatgataaaaatattccttCATTTACTAAAGGGCAGAAAATAGAAGTGTCAAAACTTGATCTATATGAG GGGACTACCTCACCTCCAGATTATCTTACTGAAAGTGAGTTGATCTCCCTGATGGAGAAGCATGGAATAGGAACGGATGCGTCTATTCCTGTACATATTAACAACATATGTGAGAGGAACTATGTGCAG GTACAAGCAAGTAGGAGGCTTGTCCCAACTACACTAGGTATAACTTTAGTGAGGGGTTATCAATCAATTGATCCAGACCTCTGCCTTCCTGATATTCGTAGCTTCATTGAGCAACAAATAACTCTTATTGCTAAGGGTCAGGCAGATCATCATTGTGTAGTGCAGCATGTTATACAACAATTCAAGCAGAAGTTCAGTTACTTCGTCAAGAAG ATTGAAGATATGGATGCATTATTTGAAGCACAATTTTCTGCCCTTACTGATTCAGGGCGCGCTATGAGTAAATGTGGTAAATGCTTGCGGTATATGAAGTACATTTCTGCTCAGCCAACACGTTTGTATTGTGGTACATGTGAGGAGGTTTATTATCTTCCACCGATGGGCACAATCAAG CTGTACAAGGAACTGTCTTGTCCACTAGATAATTTTGAGCTTCTGGTCTGCTCCATGCCCGGTCCTGAGGGAAAAGCATTCCCACTATGCCCATACTGCTATAGCAATCCTCCGTTCGAAGGGATCGAATCACTTATCAATACGGTGAAAAATGGTCCTTCTGGCAAGATTGGCAAGGGAGCTGGCATGCCATGCACCTTATGCCCTCATCCAACTTGCCCGAATTCTCTGGTTTCCCAGGGTGTATGTGCTTGTCCAGAGTGCAGTGGAACGCTTGTTTTGGACCCGTTAAGCGCTCCCAAGTGGCGACTTTGTTGCAACAAGTGCAACTGTCTTGTTTTTCTTGCACAAGGGGCTCACAGAATCTCAACTACTAAAGAACGATGCCCTGAGTGTGACTCTTCAATCGTAGAAGTCGACTTCAACAAGAAGACAACTCCACTGGAAGACGGATCCACCTTACACCGTGGTTGCATTCTTTGTGATGAGTTGCTTCATTCCCTTGTAGAGATGAAACATGGGAGAGGCTTCAGACGTATGGGTTCACGGGGTGGTAGAGGACGagggggaggaagaagaggcggTTATAGGGGTAGAGGACGCGGAAAAATGGTGGATCCAAAAATGAGTTTTCGAGATTTCTAA
- the LOC107482409 gene encoding DNA topoisomerase 3-beta isoform X2 encodes MFSDFPPKYQDWAATDPLDLFEAQIVKNESNPKAHICRHLNQEARGCRYLVLWLDCDREGENICFEVIQSTGFNIKDTYRARFSAVTEKDVMKALDNLSTPNRDEALAVDARQEIDLKVGVAFTRYQTSYFQGKYGNLDSRVISYGPCQTPTLGFCVQRYLQINTFKPEKFWSLHPYILFQGYEIQLEWQRSRLFDKTVAMMFQKLVAEDGFLEVTEISEKQETKGRPVGLNTVNLLKVASSALGFGPHMAMQIAERLYTQGYISYPRTESTAYPPSFDFRGTLSAQANNPTWGSYVQGLLANGYHKPRSGTDVGDHPPITPMKSVTEDTLGSDAWKLYQYICQHFIGTVSPDCKYLRRKVEFSIGGESFHCTGHQVTAKGFTAIMPWLAVNDKNIPSFTKGQKIEVSKLDLYEGTTSPPDYLTESELISLMEKHGIGTDASIPVHINNICERNYVQVQASRRLVPTTLGITLVRGYQSIDPDLCLPDIRSFIEQQITLIAKGQADHHCVVQHVIQQFKQKFSYFVKKIEDMDALFEAQFSALTDSGRAMSKCGKCLRYMKYISAQPTRLYCGTCEEVYYLPPMGTIKLYKELSCPLDNFELLVCSMPGPEGKAFPLCPYCYSNPPFEGIESLINTVKNGPSGKIGKGAGMPCTLCPHPTCPNSLVSQGVCACPECSGTLVLDPLSAPKWRLCCNKCNCLVFLAQGAHRISTTKERCPECDSSIVEVDFNKKTTPLEDGSTLHRGCILCDELLHSLVEMKHGRGFRRMGSRGGRGRGGGRRGGYRGRGRGKMVDPKMSFRDF; translated from the exons ATGTTTTCAG ATTTTCCTCCCAAATATCAAGATTGGGCAGCCACAGATCCGTTAGATCTTTTTGAAGCTCAGATTGTAAAGAATGAATCAAACCCAAAG GCTCACATTTGTAGACACTTAAATCAAGAAGCTCGTGGGTGCCGTTATTTGGTATTGTGGTTAGATTGTGATCGTGAAGGAGAAAACATATGTTTCGAGG TTATACAATCAACTGGTTTCAACATAAAAGACACTTATCGTGCGCGGTTTTCAGCTGTTACTGAGAAAGATGTTATGAAAGCTCTAGACAACCTTTCTACGCCCAATAGAGATGAGGCATTGGCTGTTGATGCTAGGCAAGAGATAGATTTAAAGGTTGGGGTTGCTTTTACTCGATATCAGACGAGTTATTTCCAGGGAAAATATGGGAACCTAGATTCCAGGGTCATCTC TTATGGACCATGTCAAACGCCTACCTTAGGCTTTTGTGTGCAGAGGTATCTGCAAATAAATACTTTCAAGCCAGAAAAGTTTTGGAGTTTGCACCCGTACATACTTTTCCAAGGATATGAAATTCAGTTAGAATGGCAACGTAGCAGATTATTTGACAAAACT GTTGCTATGATGTTTCAGAAATTGGTTGCAGAAGATGGATTTTTAGAAGTTACTGAAATATCAGAAAAGCAGGAAACTAAAGGTCGTCCTGTTGGTCTAAATACTGTGAATCTTCTGAAG GTTGCTTCAAGTGCTCTTGGATTTGGTCCTCACATGGCTATGCAAATAGCTGAGCGATTGTATACTCAAGGATACATCAG CTATCCTCGCACAGAAAGCACAGCATACCCTCCTTCATTTGATTTTCGTGGTACACTCTCTGCACAGGCAAATAATCCGACATGGGGTAGTTATGTACAAGGGCTACTCGCCAATGGTTATCACAAACCTCGATCTGGAACAGATGTCGGTGATCATCCTCCCATTACTCCAATGAAATCAGTAACAGAAGATACCCTGGGAAGTGATGCTTGGAAGCTATACCAATACATCTGCCAACACTTCATAGGGACAGTCTCTCCAGACTGCAAGTATTTAAG GAGAAAGGTTGAGTTTTCAATTGGTGGAGAGTCCTTTCATTGTACAGGACATCAAGTCACTGCTAAAGGATTTACTGCAATAATGCCTTGGCTGGCcgtaaatgataaaaatattccttCATTTACTAAAGGGCAGAAAATAGAAGTGTCAAAACTTGATCTATATGAG GGGACTACCTCACCTCCAGATTATCTTACTGAAAGTGAGTTGATCTCCCTGATGGAGAAGCATGGAATAGGAACGGATGCGTCTATTCCTGTACATATTAACAACATATGTGAGAGGAACTATGTGCAG GTACAAGCAAGTAGGAGGCTTGTCCCAACTACACTAGGTATAACTTTAGTGAGGGGTTATCAATCAATTGATCCAGACCTCTGCCTTCCTGATATTCGTAGCTTCATTGAGCAACAAATAACTCTTATTGCTAAGGGTCAGGCAGATCATCATTGTGTAGTGCAGCATGTTATACAACAATTCAAGCAGAAGTTCAGTTACTTCGTCAAGAAG ATTGAAGATATGGATGCATTATTTGAAGCACAATTTTCTGCCCTTACTGATTCAGGGCGCGCTATGAGTAAATGTGGTAAATGCTTGCGGTATATGAAGTACATTTCTGCTCAGCCAACACGTTTGTATTGTGGTACATGTGAGGAGGTTTATTATCTTCCACCGATGGGCACAATCAAG CTGTACAAGGAACTGTCTTGTCCACTAGATAATTTTGAGCTTCTGGTCTGCTCCATGCCCGGTCCTGAGGGAAAAGCATTCCCACTATGCCCATACTGCTATAGCAATCCTCCGTTCGAAGGGATCGAATCACTTATCAATACGGTGAAAAATGGTCCTTCTGGCAAGATTGGCAAGGGAGCTGGCATGCCATGCACCTTATGCCCTCATCCAACTTGCCCGAATTCTCTGGTTTCCCAGGGTGTATGTGCTTGTCCAGAGTGCAGTGGAACGCTTGTTTTGGACCCGTTAAGCGCTCCCAAGTGGCGACTTTGTTGCAACAAGTGCAACTGTCTTGTTTTTCTTGCACAAGGGGCTCACAGAATCTCAACTACTAAAGAACGATGCCCTGAGTGTGACTCTTCAATCGTAGAAGTCGACTTCAACAAGAAGACAACTCCACTGGAAGACGGATCCACCTTACACCGTGGTTGCATTCTTTGTGATGAGTTGCTTCATTCCCTTGTAGAGATGAAACATGGGAGAGGCTTCAGACGTATGGGTTCACGGGGTGGTAGAGGACGagggggaggaagaagaggcggTTATAGGGGTAGAGGACGCGGAAAAATGGTGGATCCAAAAATGAGTTTTCGAGATTTCTAA